The following are encoded together in the Hydractinia symbiolongicarpus strain clone_291-10 chromosome 14, HSymV2.1, whole genome shotgun sequence genome:
- the LOC130626075 gene encoding discoidin domain-containing receptor 2-like, translating to MIMRAKIFLFYVFYVLAESFAKSVAKQGSSCKDAIGLQTGFLETRDIKTSTSQPNFTATDPWCATVIDDKQYFAVDLGEDFSISKIATQGKLDDKDRYVTMYALEYSSDAKKWTDYKDIFGKADLEGNKNTYDVTTHDLAPAIIARYVKLKPKAWNKGICAFVDLYGCSIEDLKSGKVGNT from the exons ATGATAATGCGagcaaagatttttttgttttatgtattCTATGTATTAGCTGAGAGCTTTGCAAAGTCAGTTGCCAAACAAG GCTCATCCTGTAAAGATGCTATCGGATTACAAACCGGTTTTCTGGAGACACGTGACATTAAAACGAGCACGTCCCAGCCTAATTTTACGGCGACCGATCCGTGGTGTGCTACGGTAATTGATGATAAACAGTATTTCGCAGTTGACTTAGGTGAAGATTTTAGCATTTCAAAAATTGCCACGCAAGGCAAATTGGACGATAAAGATAGATATGTCACAATGTATGCGTTAGAATATAGCAGCGACGCCAAAAAATGGACAGATTACAAAGATATATTTGGGAAAGCT GATTTAGAAGGAAACAAAAACACATACGATGTCACAACACATGATCTGGCGCCTGCTATAATTGCACGTTATGTGAAGCTGAAACCTAAAGCGTGGAACAAAGGAATATGTGCATTTGTCGATTTATACGGTTGTTCAA tcGAAGACCTGAAGTCTGGAAAAGTCGGAAACACTTGA